A window of Xyrauchen texanus isolate HMW12.3.18 chromosome 10, RBS_HiC_50CHRs, whole genome shotgun sequence contains these coding sequences:
- the plekho1a gene encoding pleckstrin homology domain-containing family O member 1-A isoform X2, whose translation MKNDGKTHEVFDLALYERSEELRKAKSHSKKNHSKFTLLRCHQPGNKSPNLVFLAVSPEEKESWINVLNSAITRAKNRALDEVTIEEESLLAHPTRDRAKIPLGRRLPTRGHLLAVASSSSDGMLTLDLVNELDAAMFDDDEWMKDHQVSIDKLAPSRRRAGTDVSRPPASITENKVKTSSLPRCNEFSWSQENQSHTPQSGKKVFAQGRNRCASMDDALSRGERKPTKKNGLQATLAQSPTGHLQDLITQKLQRTQELLAEIQEQEPHRGRMGSYPYLRGIDSPRLRHLRGSDSPHSKGSCSQSSPHSKGTDSPSVRVKDSPSSKGKESPHVKSKDSPRTKASKSPHSKTAFRSKSIDSPDFKESSSPHMKCIDLTHIKSSHSPLSTCSNSPHLKSTDPAFFRMCNSPLFKGMKGTDSPLSEALDWESRRVATERLLQEAISFWREAREILAEVKELQARQQRAEQSKTEKPTTPSQNRKQNIP comes from the exons ATGAAGAATGATGGAAAGACTCATGAAGTGTTTGACCTGGCACTTTATGAGCGCTCAGAGGAACTGCGAAAGGCTAAGAGCCACAGCAAGAAGAACCACAGTAAATTCACCCTGCTGCGCTGCCACCAACCTGGGAACAAG AGTCCCAATCTCGTATTTCTGGCTGTGAGTCCAGAAGAAAAGGAATCTTGGATCAATGTTTTAAATTCAGCTATTACCAGAGCAAAGAACCGTGCCCTGGATGAA GTCACTATTGAGGAGGAGAGTCTTCTTGCACACCCTACACGCGATCGAGCCAAGATCCCACTCGGCCGTCGCTTGCCTACGCGAGGTCATCTTCTGGCTGTG GCCTCTTCCTCCTCTGATGGAATGTTGACACTGGACTTGGTGAATGAGTTGGATGCTGCTATGTTTGATGATGATGAGTGGATGAAGGACCATCAGGTCAGCATTGATAAACTGGCTCCAAGCCGTCGACGAGCTGGCACTGATGTGTCCAGGCCACCAGCCTCCATTACAGAGAACAAGGTGAAAACCAGCAGCTTGCCCCGCTGTAATGAGTTCTCTTGGAGCCAAGAAaaccagtctcacacccctcaaAGTGGGAAGAAGGTCTTCGCTCAAGGCCGCAACCGCTGTGCATCCATGGACGATGCTCTGTCCCGAGGAGAGCGGAAACCTACCAAGAAGAATGGGCTCCAGGCAACACTGGCCCAGAGTCCCACAGGTCATCTGCAGGACCTGATCACCCAGAAGCTGCAGAGGACACAAGAGCTACTGGCTGAGATCCAGGAACAGGAGCCCCATAGGGGTAGGATGGGATCTTACCCCTACCTGAGAGGCATTGACTCCCCCCGACTTCGCCATCTCAGGGGCTCTGACTCCCCTCACTCGAAGGGCTCATGCTCACAAAGCTCTCCCCACAGCAAAGGCACTGACTCACCCTCAGTAAGGGTGAAAGATTCACCTAGTTCCAAAGGGAAGGAATCACCTCACGTAAAATCAAAGGACTCTCCCCGCACTAAAGCTTCAAAATCACCTCATTCGAAGACTGCATTTCGTTCGAAGAGCATCGACTCACCTGATTTTAAAGAATCAAGTTCACCCCATATGAAATGCATTGATTTGACCCACATCAAAAGCTCACACTCACCTCTTTCCACTTGCTCAAACTCACCCCATTTGAAGTCCACGGACCCTGCTTTTTTTCGGATGTGCAACTCACCCCTTTTCAAAGGCATGAAGGGCACTGACTCGCCCCTCAGTGAAGCTTTGGACTGGGAGAGCAGAAGGGTAGCCACTGAGCGGTTATTACAGGAAGCCATTTCATTTTGGCGAGAAGCTCGAGAAATACTGGCGGAGGTAAAGGAGCTACAAGCCAGGCAGCAGCGGGCAGAGCAAAGTAAAACTGAAAAGCCCACAACACCCTCACAGAACCGCAAGCAGAATATCCCCTGA